From a region of the Besnoitia besnoiti strain Bb-Ger1 chromosome I, whole genome shotgun sequence genome:
- a CDS encoding hypothetical protein (encoded by transcript BESB_009740) — protein sequence MASPLACELPAALGLAAEDPVCGFAAGLSGSSSPGAMAAVAALAAEQHQQQLLHLASDLQGAIRRWCPVAGASSQLEAGGGRLDSAASSAGRWAAQVRKSSFFRGCRVLRIPQKTVALPRHLYREEAAIEEEDGLPVLDLEDAEFFGADRDEELQLHYARAVSATSVRSRSGGTKDWGEWPLMPEDGLLSSGEEPAAPPGSSVEEAASESDGRAPEEGQACWETSESFLLADEAREAPHRADAYTCSRSASGLPPAEDDAEEHAPRGESPRPPAPPQAAEECARDDAAEEKEEAVAAADATRDVSDQRRITSSGSRVSDDPSAPPLSARKEVLVFQTNFRRSASSSPRVISSVEPNGEAEGRFRDEGVSRGAAAEGHEDKRSDDEGDGETGPSSSATLQVPSSPEDPQARLLSDDTPVPSTTHSALFGVDAPSGRVFICMRESLPLTAGAPKEPDGRETAAELAGHAIEDYDQEVEDSPLEAPAGTDRAQRAGPRPESRAERLVEAADEDAEVAQSSAQAETDLWQSAREGDAEETSRERPTEETARRAESEADAARAAIVQSAPDEERDAEDKETFQEPAAADAGEEREGERESPESVDPPCAEPRGPRPAPSPSRESVVTNDFSLRLESADSASVCASLRNAPPGSPCHSSSSVVLEHTLPRDPVEAAASAAAAAAAAAGAVLRACASAEGEASSPSSRCAFQRDQEDLHLFVHAWLSACAARLHDVASEARGSSQRLQLRPREGEGATHALVAFSKRRLKEELRTYDLDFEKRYGRPPRRPEKEPLRPLYSHYQYLRRVLLRLEHQQREQTGREKVEIVLSARSPAAETQSGAAGAAGELRRWPSSQESLASLSSQQAMGGRAGDASSACGHRKAAFSQSATRGAGAAESGPKAPSTLCGAEQVSSGATASKTRLMTSLRRAVSSGASAGRPEARGSASGAARAAQRLSQDTVVTSSQRREGDAAATAKKPTSGVQSVQRAAGSRVNCVSCRTGVKLAGARPESSGLKPAAEAERRAAGREAATRADSQSFGKRVESGYSLGGHDDAERRPRKPEEKTSSQPVGRQGREDGAAGGVAPSSTAESLRLRIKTTCLSDASSAVASPQKTDATEAARNVKPGAGMAAEGKGVAADAGSRVRSVSRGLPSDSRQAENFGEDAQRENEKVASGGLSEDKQRLLRLQQEKRILRTTLLTYQADFIAETGRHVRLYKDIAPIEREYRRYKDVKQEISRLLEKQQTRLAASRSHPVLCQHGASEEDSIPSEVFEQNGQQLCV from the exons ATGGCTTCTCCGCTGGCGTGcgagctgcctgcggcgctgggcctggcggcggaggacccGGTCTGCGGTTTCGCGGCGGGGCTCTCAGGCAGTTCTTCGCCCGGCGCCAtggcggctgtcgcggcgtTGGCGGCGGAGCAGCACCAGCAGCAGTTGCTTCATCTCGCGTCAGATCTCCAAGGCGCCATTCGCCGATGGTGCCCAGTCGCTGGCGCTTCGTCTCAGCtggaggcaggaggcgggcggctgGACTCTGCTGCAAGCTCCGCCGGCCGGTGGGCGGCGCAGGTTCGCAAGAGTTCTTTTTTTAGGGGCTGTCGAGTCCTCAGGATTCCGCAGAAGACTGTGGCTCTTCCTCGGCATCTGTatcgcgaggaggcggcaatcgaggaggaagacggccTGCCAGTTCTCGAcctcgaggacgccgagttcttcggcgccgaccgcgacgAAGAACTCCAGCTGCACTACGctcgcgccgtctctgcgacCTCGGTTCGCTCGCGCAGTGGGGGGACGAAGGACTGGGGCGAATGGCCCCTGATGCCCGAAGACGGGTTGCTCtcgagcggcgaagagccggCGGCCCCCCCCGGCTCCAGCGTCGAGGAAGCAGCCTCGGAgagcgacgggcgcgcgcccgagGAGGGTCAGGCGTGCTGGGAGACTTCCGAGAGCTTCTTGCTGGCTgacgaggcccgcgaggcgcctcaTCGAGCTGACGCCTACACgtgctcgcgcagcgcgtcgggtctcccccccgccgaggacgacgcggaggagcacgcgccgcggggagagagtcctcgcccgccggctCCTCCCCAGGCTGCCGAAGAGTGcgccagagacgacgcggctgaagagaaggaggaagcggtcgcagcggcagacgccacGCGCGACGTCTCCGATCAGCGGCGCATCACGAGCTCCGGGAGTCGCGTCAGCGATGacccctccgcgccgccgctgagtgCGCGGAAAGAGGTTCTGGTCTTCCAAACGAACTTCCGGCGATCTGCCTCCTCATCGCCTCGTGTTATCTCCTCTGTCGAACCGAACGGGGAGGCAGAAGGCCGCTTTCGAGACGAGggagtctcgcgcggcgcggctgccgaggGGCACGAAGACAAgcgaagcgacgacgagggcgacggcgagacagGGCCGTCGTCCTCAGCCACGCTCCAGgtgccctcctcgcccgaggacccgcaggcgcgtcttctctccgaCGACACGCCCGTCCCCTCCACGACGCACTCGGCGCTCTTCGGGGTGGATGCCCCCAGCGGTCGCGTCTTtatctgcatgcgcgagagTCTGCCGCTgacagcaggcgcgccgaaggagccagacggccgcgagacGGCCGCAGAGCTCGCGGGGCATGCAATCGAGGACTACGACCAGGAGGTGGAGGACTCTCCcctggaggcgcctgcaggcacGGACAGGGCGCAGAGGGCCGGACCTCGCCCCGAGAGCCGTGCGGAGCGGCTCGTTGAGGCAGCAGATGAAGACGCGGAAGTCGCGCAGTCCTCCGCTCAGGCGGAGACAGATCTATGGCAGAgtgcgcgagaaggcgacgcagaggagacatcTCGAGAAAGGCCGACAGAAGAGaccgcgcgtcgcgcagagagcgaggcggatgCAGCCCGAGCGGCAATCGTGCAGAGCGCGCCCGATGAAGAACGAGATGCGGAGGATAAAGAGACCTTTCAGGagccagcggcagcagatgccggtgaagaaagagagggcgagcgcgagtcTCCCGAGAGCGTAGACCCGCCGTGCGCAGAaccccgcgggcctcggccggcgccctcgcccagcagagagagcgttGTCACGAATGACTTCAGTCTCCGCCTGGAGAGCGCCGATTCCGCCAGCGTGTGTGCGTCGCTCCGAAATGCA CCTCCCGGGTCGCCCTGTCACTCTTCGTCGAGTGTCGTCCTCGAGCAcacgctgccgcgcgaccccgtcgaggccgcagcctcggcggccgccgccgcggcagctgctgcgggcgcggttCTGCGGGCTTGCGCGAGCGCTGAGGGCgaggcttcttcgccttcctcgcgctgcgcttTCCAGCGCGACCAGGAAGACTTGCATCTGTTCGTGCATGCGTGGCTgtcggcctgcgccgcgcgcctgcacgATGTggccagcgaggcgcgcggaagctctcagcgtctgcagcttcgaccccgcgagggcgagggcgcgacgcacgcgctcgtcgccttcaGCAAGCGCCGTCTCAAGGAAGAACTTCGCACCTACGACTTGGACTTTGAGAAGCGATACGGCCGAccccctcgccgccccgAGAAGGaaccgctgcggccgctctaCTCGCACTACCAGTATCTGCGTCGCGTCCTTCTGCGGCTCGAACACCAGCAGCGTGAGCAGACCGGGAGAGAAAAGGTAGAGATTGTGCTCTCGGCGCGGAGcccggcggcagagacgcagtccggcgcggcgggagccGCGGGTGAGCTGCGCCGGTGGCCTTCTTCGCAGGAGTCCCTtgcgtcgctttcttcgcagcAGGCGATGGGGGGGAgagccggcgacgcctccagcgcctgcgggcacCGCAAGGCGGCGTTTTCGCAGTCAGCGACccggggcgccggcgcggcggagagcggccCGAAAGCTCCCAGCACTTTGTGTGGTGCCGAGCAGgtcagcagcggcgccaccgCCTCGAAGACGCGTTTGATGAcgtctcttcggcgcgctGTCTCATCAGGGGCTTCAGCCGGCaggccggaggcgcgagggagcgccagcggcgcggcaagggccgcgcagagacttTCGCAGGACACGGTGGTGACGAGTTCGCAGcgtcgcgaaggcgacgcagccgcgacggcgaagaagccgacCAGTGGCGTGCAGTCTgtgcagcgggcggcgggcagccgcgTGAACTGTGTCTCTTGTCGGACTGGCGTTAAGTTGGCGGGCGCCAGACCCGAGTCCAGCGGCCTgaagcccgcggcggaggcagagaggagggcagCCGGCAGGGAGGCCGCCACGCGAGCAGACAGCCAGTCCTTCGGCAAGCGCGTGGAGAGTGGCTATTCGCTTGGCGGCCACGATgacgccgagaggcgcccgcggaagcCCGAAGAGAAGACAAGTAGTCAACCCGTAGGACGGCAGggccgcgaggacggcgccgcgggaggggTCGCCCCTTCCTCGACTGCGGAGAGTCTGAGGCTCCGGATAAAGACGACGTGCCTCTCCGACGCTTCGAGTGCTGTAgcctcgccgcagaagacagatGCGACAGAGGCCGCAAGGAACGTGAAACCGGGAGCGGGCATGGCTGCAGAGGGCaaaggcgtcgccgcggacgccggaAGCCGGGTGCGGTCTGTCTCCCGAGGTTTGCCCAGCGACAGTCGGCAGGCGGAGAATTTCGGGGAAgatgcgcagagagagaatgAAAAAGTGGCGAGTGGAGGTCTCAGCGAAGAcaagcagcgcctgctgcggctgcagcaagAGAAACGCATCTTGAGGACGACGCTGCTCACATATCAGGCAGACTTCATTGCGGAGACAGGCCGGCACGTCCGCCTCTACAAAGACATCGCTCCGATCGAGAGGGAGTACAGAAGATACAAGGACGTGAAGCAAGAGATCTCCAGACTCCTCGaaaagcagcagacgcgcctcgccgcctcgcgatCCCACCCTGTCCTTTGTCAGCACGGAGCGAGTGAAGAAGACTCGATTCCCTCGGAAGTCTTTGAACAAAATGGACAGCAACTCTGTGTGTAA
- a CDS encoding hypothetical protein (encoded by transcript BESB_009750), producing MLSFYVIGPYLCNFVSCFVVFLVVSGGPHFRWVTSSDATAYRHGAHAHSREITSETDIIALHRGQSAFVPDSTDVREERVLDRDSMHPLVPEEYLEQNVFPYTAELEEISTAVAPPPGMHPWEAEQAVATLNSARYHELKDYERKKNDWFLSRVFSGLKGKPSPTEEERAFRDKRKRYRSNAFVHFMADHDTDQLQKSSITYGSLTQPVEQYMEMINKVRKDRLNIEVRPAPATLPDPSVAYTPFHREIAKQKSLEKMFRVHYMTGGGRKFHYFFNPEEDCYWKLQPDGIVACVPARELVEKPHHDPAIAVAVDQTGMFDTLEEAASAISLGCADFYLEKSTWSYYCIPAYEDLRAEDYKRMKRYKNRSNAYLYHQWVIAKAQEIEIPEIYRPPRPTGGIPPPPQDENYNPAAAKLTEKKEAKRAKKQSVQQIAAFIEENKAQPEAVIDAEHVQYPLQEGVIILRPAGYSVEPAPALDLQSTALLASVSKEFAESVVTAFLETHDPQLLRPPNPPQVVGSFPQR from the exons ATGCTGAGTTTTTATGTCATTGGTCCATATCTCTGTAACTTTGTGTCTTGTTTCGTTGTGTTTCTTGTGGTGAGTGGGGGACCACATTTCCGGTGGGTGACCTCTTCGGATGCAACAGCCTATCGCCATGGTGCACACGCTCATTCTCGCGAGATAACATCCGAAACGGATATCATTGCTTTGCATCGGGGACAATCGGCTTTCGTGCCTGACTCAACAGATgtcagagaggagagagttCTCGACCGCGACAGCATGCACCCCCTAGTCCCGGAGGAATACTTGGAGCAAAACGTCTTCCCTTATACCGCTGAGTTAGAGGAGATTTCGACTGCAGTCGCTCCACCACCGGGAATGCATCCATGGGAGGCAGAACAGGCTGTTGCAACCCTGAACTCAGCTCGCTATCACGAGTTAAAAGACtacgagagaaagaagaatgACTGGTTCCTATCCAGAGTGTTCTCGGGGCTCAAAGGGAAGCCAAGTCCCACGGAAGAGGAACGTGCGTTCCGCGACAAACGGAAGAGGTACCGAAGCAACGCATTCGTACATTTCATGGCAGATCACGACACAGATCAATTACAAAAATCATCAATTACGTATGGATCCCTAACTCAGCCTGTAGAACAATACATGGAAATGATCAACAAAGTGCGGAAGGACAGACTGAACATCGAGGTGCGACCGGCACCAGCGACTCTGCCCGACCCAAGCGTGGCTTATACCCCGTTCCACAGGGAGATCGCCAAACAGAAGAGCCTCGAGAAAATGTTTCGTGTGCACTATATGaccggcggagggcgcaaGTTCCATTACTTTTTTAATCCCGAAGAGGACTGCTACTGGAAACTTCAGCCGGATGGGATTGTCGCATGTGTTCCGGCGAGGGAACTAGTTGAAAAACCTCACCATGACCCGGCAATTGCCGTTGCCGTGGACCAAACAG GCATGTTCGATACTCTGGAAGAAGCCGCGTCAGCGATAAGCTTGGGATGTGCAGACTTTTATCTAGAGAAGAGTACCTGGAGTTACTATTGTATCCCTGCATATGAA GACCTGCGGGCCGAAGACTACAAACGAATGAAGAGGTACAAGAACAGGTCCAATGCGTATTTGTATCACCAGTGGGTCATTGCGAAAGCCCAAGAGATAGAGATTCCTGAAATCTATAGACCCCCGCGCCCAACAGGAGGCattccgcctcctccgcaagACGAAAACTATAACCCTGCGGCTGCTAAGCTGACGGAAAAGAAAGAGGCAAAGCGC GCGAAAAAGCAGTCTGTGCAGCAAATAGCGGCGTTCATCGAAGAGAACAAGGCACAGCCGGAAGCTGTTATTGACGCCGAGCACGTGCAGTACCCTCTCCAAGAAGGCGTGATCATTTTGAGGCCTGCTGGTTATAGTGTGGAGCCCGCACCGGCCTTAGACTTGCAGAGCACTGCATTACTGGCGTCAGTTAGCAAGGAGTTTGCAGAATCTGTTGTGACAGCTTTCCTAGAAACTCACGATCCGCAACTGCTCAGGCCCCCGAATCCGCCGCAAGTCGTTGGAAGTTTTCCGCAACGGTGA
- a CDS encoding putative alpha-tubulin I (encoded by transcript BESB_009760), with protein sequence MREIISLHIGQAGVQVGNACWELFCLEHGIRPDGRGVDPVTGGDLDSSDHSFHAFFAETAQKQYVPRSVMVDLEPTVVDDVRKGHYGKLFHPDFLLSGKEDAANNFARGYYTVGREMVESLMDRIHRLADNCDGLQGFLVFHAAGGGTGSGLGCHLMEKLSVEFGRKPKLNFCVWPSPQVSTSVVEPYNAVLSCHYLLEHSNVVVILDNEAVYEICRRNLDIQVPSYCELNRLTAQVISSVTTSLRFDGALNVDMTEYQTNLVPYPRIHFLLTSYSPLLSASKYKHEQMNVREITVAAFDECNMMAKCRPSMGKYMACCLMYRGDVTPKDVNAAMATIKGRRDIHFVDWCPTGFKTGLNYQPPTFVPDSHLAATPRSVCMMSNSTAIKEVIQRIDTKFDKMYSKRAFVHWFVGEGMEEGELTEARDDLAALERDYDEVAAVTTLELHEMDEDMDEDLLPN encoded by the exons ATGCGAGAGATAATCAGTCTGCACATTGGTCAGGCAGGCGTGCAGGTCGGGAACGCTTGCTG GGAGCTGTTTTGCCTTGAACACGGTATTCGGCCGGATGGCCGCGGAGTCGACCCAGTGACTGGGGGCGACCTTGATTCTTCCGATCATTCGTTCCACGCTTTCTTCGCAGAGACTGCACAGAAGCAATAT GTTCCCCGCAGCGTAATGGTTGATTTGGAACCAACGGTTGTGGACGACGTTCGGAAGGGGCACTATGGGAAACTTTTTCACCCCGACTTCCTTTTATCAGGAAAGGAAGACGCAGCAAACAACTTTGCGAGGGGATATTACACTGTCGGCCGTGAAATGGTTGAATCACTGATGGACCGCATTCACCGCCTTGCAGACAACTGCGATGGCCTTCAGGGTTTCTTAGTCTTTCAtgccgcggggggcggcacTGGCAGTGGCCTGGGTTGCCACCTCATGGAGAAGCTCTCTGTCGAGTTCGGGAGGAAACCGAAGCTTAACTTCTGTGTTTGGCCCAGCCCCCAA GTGTCGACATCAGTAGTCGAGCCGTACAACGCCGTGCTGAGCTGCCACTATCTGCTGGAGCATTCCAATGTAGTGGTAATCCTGGACAATGAGGCTGTTTATGAAATATGCCGGCGCAACCTGGACATACAGGTTCCATCCTACTGCGAACTCAACAGACTCACTGCGCAG GTTATATCCTCCGTGACGACTTCCCTCAGATTCGATGGAGCTCTCAATGTGGACATGACAGAGTATCAAACAAACCTGGTGCCGTACCCCCGCATTCATTTCTTGCTCACCAGTTATTCGCCACTTCTGTCGGCGAGCAAATACAAGCACGAGCAAATGAACGTCAGGGAAATTACCGTTGCTGCTTTTGACGAGTGTAATATGATGGCCAAGTGCCGCCCATCCATGGGGAAGTACATGGCCTGTTGCTTGATGTACAG GGGGGATGTCACCCCGAAAGATGTCAACGCTGCCATGGCAACGATTAAAGGACGGCGAGACATCCACTTCGTCGACTGGTGTCCAACTGGGTTCAAGACCGGGCTCAACTATCAGCCGCCTACTTTCGTGCCGGACAGCCATCTGGCCGCAACCCCACGCTCTGTGTGTATGATGAGCAACTCAACCGCGATCAAGGAAGTTATTCAGAGGATAGACACCAAGTTCGACAAGATGTACTCCAAAAGAGCCTTCGTCCACTG GTTTGTCGGTGAAGGAATGGAGGAAGGAGAGCTCACTGAAGCACGGGACGACTTGGCGGCCTTGGAGAGAGACTACGACGAGGTTGCCGCGGTAACAACGCTGGAGCTTCACGAAATGGACGAAGACATGGATGAAGATCTGCTTCCGAATTGA
- a CDS encoding hypothetical protein (encoded by transcript BESB_009770) gives MRSRLLRPSSVHGRGSAVPVLPSLSSSLSLDANCASSCRNTAPLLRACRRPCWPCAALSAAGAVRPWDSSSSSLSAGVLAQLCQKRFVRPNQGRNDYRQVGGKKRSQGVEVLPETIRLLIETRQAAAAGCSAGLHLLPRNADGTLDTAAWRSNSRFPITEALRLPTIAEVNAPLEPSDERSRGRDDARRRSSGKKEDIETDSDDSPSPLKGVQRPERMRGLHKVALHCGDISRLRVDATVMGAVRSFKPIGEGRGFTGCSALLEGAGPSLPLFVAQQRQQLGEELLHTPVRGDPSSAQTVAAAAVRALRRGVHHFSASIVPAPLRSASTVPSKAEAEEMPIMELAEVAARAARLAGAAGSKARAGEGLSFPSQARGAHRISDGVTAGARAGGPRDGIAVREPALDPSQLSPPGAVLVSPGFSLPSSFLVHVVEPNAVLSNQQMLDALFRLEEREALRRKQRQLANLNASQPSDEASSDEDDDEDSADASPTEWRQGDEGLELGAQRMQLLEECYINALNAAWALGVRSVALPCLGAGVGRFPVFIAARCAARGVARWMEEQRELEGRESKDGDKSKEFDRIVFCTSSDIEWNALRKVIPQFLS, from the exons ATGCGATCGCGGCTCCTTCGACCCTCTTCGGTGCACGGCCGGGGATCCGCTGTGCCCGTTCTACCTTCCTTGTCgagctcgctctctctggaTGCCAACTGCGCGTCATCCTGCCGAAACACAGCTCCTCTCCTGCGCGCATGTCGGCGACCCTGTTggccctgcgccgctctctcagccgcgggcgctgtgCGGCCGTGGgactcctcctcctcgtcgctctcagCCGGCGTGCTCGCTCAGCTGTGTCAGAAACGATTTGTGCGGCCGAATCAAGGAAGAAATGACTACAGGCAAGTCGGCGGGAAGAAGCGCAGTCAAGGCGTGGAAGTGCTCCCTGAAACCATTCGACTCCTCATCGAGACGCgacaagctgctgcagcaggctGCTCTGCGGGCCTTCATCTCCTTCCA AGAAATGCCGATGGAACTCTGGACACCGCAGCTTGGCGCAGCAACTCCCGCTTCCCCATCACTgaggctctgcgcctgccgacAATTGCGGAAGTGAATGCACCGCTGGAGCCCTCGGAcgagcgaagcagaggccgcgacgatgcgcggcggcgttcaTCTGGCAAGAAGGAAGACATCGAAACAGATTCGGATgactctccttcgcctctcaaAGGCGTTCAGCGGCCAGAACGCATGCGGGGGCTGCATAAAGTCGCCCTGCACTGTGGAG ATATTTCTCGTCTTCGGGTCGACGCGACGGTCATGGGAGCTGTGCGGTCTTTCAAGCCCATCGGAGAGGGCCGGGGCTTCACAGGCTGCTCTGCTCTGCTGGAAGGCGCTGGACCGTCTCTAcccctcttcgtcgcgcagcagcgtcaGCAGCTCGGCGAGGAGTTGCTGCACACGCCCGTGCGCGGGGACCCTTCCAGCGCACAAaccgtcgctgccgcggccgtgcGGGCGCTCAGGCGGGGCGTTCACCACTTCAGCGCCTCCATCGTGCCCGCCCCGCTGCGATCGGCGTCCACTGTCCCttcgaaggcggaggcggaagaaatGCCGATTATGGAGCTCGCTGAAGTTGCAGCGCGTGCCGCTCGTTTAGCCGGTGCAGCCGGAAGCaaggcgcgagcgggcgaGGGGCTTTCGTTCCCCAGCCAGGCAAGGGGCGCGCATCGAATCAGCGACGGAGTGACTGCCGGCGCTCGTGCCGGCGGCCCCAGGGACGGGATAGCCGTGCGCGAACCCGCCCTCGACCCTTCGCAGCTGTCGCCCCCAGGAGCCGTCTTGGTTTCCCCTGGGTTTAGCTTGCCCTCCAGCTTCCTTGTGCATGTTGTGGAGCCCAACGCAGTCCTTTCCAACCAGCAAATGCTGGATGCTCTGTTTCGCTtggaagagagggaggcgcttcgccgaaAACAGAGACAGCTTGCGAACCTCAATGCGTCTCAGCCGTCTGACGAGGCGTCGAGCGACGAGGATGACGACGAGGACtcggcagacgcctcgccAACGGAGTGGCGCCAAGGCGACGAAGGACTCGAGCTGGGCGCGCAGCGGATGCAGTTGCTAGAAGAATGCTATATCAATGCTTTGAATGCAGCCTGGGCGCTAGGCGTGCGTTCGGTGGCGCTGCCATGCCTCGGCGCTGGTGTGGGACGCTTCCCGGTCTTCATCGCTGCAAGGTGTGCCGCCAGGGGGGTTGCGAGGTGGATGGAGGAGCAAAGAGAGCTTGAAGGACGTGAAAGTAAGGACGGTGACAAATCAAAGGAGTTTGATAGAATCGTGTTCTGCACCTCGAGTGATATTGAATGGAACGCACTCAGGAAAGTGATACCTCAGTTTCTGTCGTAA
- a CDS encoding alveolin domain containing intermediate filament IMC1 (encoded by transcript BESB_009780) — MFQKCADPCGDCCQAGEQPRAEAAGLPQVVLTPRGYEGTTLRVVAEATDASPRSEGVASVHRLHGTQESVRSVTQEHADRSRAVALAEETERQWVAITAYQPIDTVTKTVEVPVVRTVETYVPKVVVEEKIVEVPKYVPEYVEKVVEVPEVQYVDKIVEVPEYQYEYKYVPKVDTQENVIQRPKYETKYIEKIVEVPQIKEVVRYQEVEEVEEVIRYVAKDSVVPEEWKRIQEEQEKREEELKQKEGREEEELKAVLEEERKLHEERVKEQMRVQQQIIQQQLAARAEEQRLIEEKRQAEEVNYHLAEGAPPMPAIPKVEQVFKPKVIKQVEIQKHVPISVDVPVPYMVPKPVVVSVQVPVLKFRDHFVPVPVRRRVVPRIRWTNEVYEVECIKEKPFLQVQDVIKPVPCDVEIRIHEYVEKAAPINPAELSQADIHAMWMRVNADLAEKRKQELGDKYPYVKHPQGTVFGEPGCSAEEGEEGGEQREGESGGAEPLALHPGHPLNMTYLQNEWIKKDTISTHEMYTPEWFEAHQKALYNLTMQQPTQVQLSAEQAAQLQQQQAQFGDAPWMEESRAGATVRSQDGASESSQAQEAAQ, encoded by the exons ATGTTTCAAAAGTGCGCTGACCCCTGCGGCGACTGCTGCCAGgccggcgagcagccgcgcgctgaAGCCGCGGGTCTGCCCCAGGTCGTTCTGACGCCTCGAGGCTACGAGGGCACGACTCTGCGCGTGGTTGCAGAGGCCACTGACGCCTCCCCCCGTTCTGAGGGAGTTGCCAGCGTCCACCGCCTCCACGGCACGCAGGAATCTGTCAGATCCGTCACCCAGGAGCACGCCGACCGATCTCGCGcagtcgccctcgccgaggaaacagagagacaATGG GTCGCTATCACAGCCTACCAGCCTATTGACACCGTGACTAAGACCGTCGAAGTGCCGGTAGTGCGCACTGTGGAGACTTACGTGCCCAAGGTTGTCGTCGAAGAAAAAATCGTCGAGGTGCCCAAATACGTGCCCGAATATGTCGAGAAGGTCGTGGAGGTCCCCGAGGTTCAGTACGTCGACAAGATCGTGGAAGTCCCGGAGTACCAGTATGAGTACAAGTACGTGCCCAAGGTCGACACCCAAGAGAACGTCATCCAGCGCCCCAAATACGAAACCAAGTACATCGAGAAGATCGTCGAGGTCCCTCAGATCAAGGAGGTTGTCCGCTACCAGGAGGTGGAGGAAGTCGAGGAAGTCATTCG CTACGTGGCAAAGGACTCCGTGGTCCCCGAGGAGTGGAAACGCATCCAGGAGGAGCaggagaagcgcgaagaggagctgaAGCAAAAGGAAGgtcgcgaagaggaggaactcAAAGCTGTcctcgaggaggagcgcaAGCTGCATGAGGAGAGAGTGAAGGAGCAGATGCGCGTCCAGCAGCAGATCattcagcagcagctcgcagcTCGTGCGGAGGAACAGCGTCTCATCGAAGAGAAGCGCCAGGCTGAGGAGGTCAACTACCATCTagccgagggcgcgcctccg ATGCCCGCGATCCCCAAGGTTGAGCAGGTCTTCAAGCCGAAGGTCATCAAGCAGGTGGAGATCCAGAAGCACGTCCCCATCTCGGTGGATGTCCCCGTCCCGTACATGGTGCCCAAGCCGGTTGTCGTCTCCGTCCAGGTGCCAGTCCTGAAGTTCCGCGACCACTTCGTGCCCGTGCCggtgcgcagacgcgttgTGCCCCGCATCAGGTGGACAAATGAAGTGTACGAGGTGGAGTGCATCAAGGAGAAGCCTTTCCTCCAGGTCCAGGACGTCATCAAGCCTGTGCCGTGCGATGTCGAGATCCGCATCCACGAGTATgtcgagaaggccgcgccaATCAACCCGGCGGAGCTGTCTCAGGCCGACATCCACGCCATGTGGATGCGAGTCAACGCCGACttggcggagaagagaaagcaaGAACTGGGCGACAAGTATCCGTATGTCAAGCATCCGCAAGGCACCGTGTTCGGCGAGCcaggctgcagcgcagaggaaggcgaagagggaggcgagcagcgcgaaggcgagtccggtggcgcggagccgctcgCACTCCACCCGGGTCACCCGCTCAACATGACCTACCTGCAGAATGAATGGATCAAGAAGGACACCATTTCCACGCACGAAATGTATACTCCCGAGTGGTTCGAGGCCCACCAGAAGGCGCTGTACAACCTCACCATGCAGCAACCCACTCAGGTGCAACTGAGCGCcgagcaggcggcgcagctccagcagcagcaggcgcagttCGGTGACGCGCCGTGGATGGAGGAGTCCCGCGCCGGAGCGACTGTCCGCAGCCAAGACGGAGCCTCTGAGAGCTCTCAGGCgcaggaagccgcgcagTAG